From the genome of Vicia villosa cultivar HV-30 ecotype Madison, WI linkage group LG2, Vvil1.0, whole genome shotgun sequence, one region includes:
- the LOC131652403 gene encoding uncharacterized protein At4g22758, protein MSQISRSPAITSRRKKPPHPSPSPRCSRTKNKPKLVKILKRCSSAPLLISRGDHGDEDDVDLVAQYSFRSHGATLSRPQTFSKAFLSSPSLFPSSPKVYSNEMKGYDKEAKVVVNVTVEGSTGPVRTMVKLGSTVEDTIRHVVDKYREEGRSLKIDSNEPSSFQLHLSYFSLQGLDKSEIIGDVNSRNFYMRKGNGESTSNHDLEKHSSANPSMLLPSFVALKINQIIRRAHRFWKIMVCSP, encoded by the exons ATGTCGCAAATCTCGAGATCACCGGCGATTACATCCCGGAGAAAAAAACCACCGCATCCATCACCGTCGCCTCGTTGTAGTAGAACAAAGAATAAGCCAAAATTGGTCAAGATCTTGAAACGCTGCTCATCGGCGCCTCTTCTAATTTCACGAGGAGATCatggagatgaagatgatgttgatCTCGTTGCTCAATATTCTTTCAGGAGCCATGGAGCAACACTTTCCCGACCGCAAACATTTTCAAAGGCCTTTCTTTCTTCCCCTTCTCTCTTTCCTTCTTCTCCAAAGGTTTACTCTAACGAG ATGAAGGGATACGACAAGGAAGCTAAGGTTGTGGTTAATGTCACAGTTGAAGGAAGTACAGGACCAGTGAGAACCATGGTTAAACTAGGATCCACTGTGGAGGATACAATAAGACATGTGGTGGATAAATATAGAGAAGAAGGAAGAAGCCTCAAGATTGATTCTAATGAGCCATCTTCATTTCAATTGCATCTTTCCTATTTCAGCCTCCAAG GTTTGGACAAGTCAGAAATAATCGGAGATGTAAATAGTAGAAATTTTTATATGCGGAAGGGTAATGGTGAATCTACAAGCAATCATGATTTAGAAAAACATAGCTCTGCAAATCCTTCAATGTTACTTCCATCTTTTGTTGCTTTGAAAATTAACCAAATTATAAGAAGAGCTCATAGGTTTTGGAAGATTATGGTGTGCTCGCCATGA
- the LOC131650282 gene encoding uncharacterized protein LOC131650282, with protein sequence MKDLRQISLCNVAYKIVSKLLANRLKKCLDKCIGEEQSDFVEGRSILDNSMIAFEVIHVFKKGTSGKNAQLDLKIDMSKAYDRMNWARKMFEAWDPLSLYIFILIIEGLSALIRGAVARGDLHRIHIFRGASSVSHLIFADDCFLFCRTNLIEVHNIMEILNLYDEASGQDINLSIFEVFFSRNIRIPAQEDLASIMGVRHVLGTGTYLGLPSLIGRSKKATFGYVKDMIWKKINSWKGSRYLK encoded by the exons ATGAAGGATTTGCGTCAGATCTCATTGTGCAATGTGGCCTACAAAATTGTCTCAAAACTCCTTGCCAATAGATTAAAGAAATGTTTGGATAAGTGTATTGGCGAGGAGCAGTCGGATTTTGTGGAGGGGAGGTCTATTCTTGATAATTCCATGATTGCGTTTGAAGTTATCCACGTCTTTAAGAAAGGGACTTCGGGGAAAAATGCCCAATTGGACTTGAAGATAGATATGAGTAAAGCATATGATAGGATGAATTGGG CCAGGAAGATGTTTGAGGCATGGGATCCCCTATCCCTTTATATCTTTATTCTTATCATTGAAGGTCTTTCGGCTCTTATCAGAGGAGCTGTCGCTCGTGGGGATCTCCACAGGATCCATATATTCAGAGGAGCATCTAGTGTGTCTCACCTGATTTTTGCTGATGATTGTTTTCTGTTTTGCAGGACAAATCTCATTGAGGTTCACAATATTATGGAGATCCTTAATCTTTATGATGAAGCATCTGGTCAAGACATTAACCTTTCTATATTTGAGGTGTTTTTTAGTAGGAATATCCGTATACCTGCTCAGGAGGATCTGGCTAGCATTATGGGGGTCCGTCATGTTCTTGGTACGGGAACCTATCTAGGACTCCCGTCCCTAATAGGTCGAAGTAAGAAAGCCACCTTTGGTTATGTGAAGGATATGATCTGGAAGAAGATTAATTCGTGGAAGGGTAGCCGATATCTAAAGTAG